In Candidatus Krumholzibacteriota bacterium, a single window of DNA contains:
- a CDS encoding S8 family peptidase gives MPSRFRFGVALIIPLLLSYPCRIDASYDRLAIDDHDPGGGREIPFTAPFPGGDENILSVWVFFSDHGEVESAEDEDQISGLGQAAARRIRKRSRLESILSDYRPVNTTYVGIIHRYVIRIRTCSRYFNAVSVEARESDIDLLSGLSFVRKIEPVRTFRRKREEPASKIEAGVQSMNDRSERLSEKYGSSFDQLMLIESLDLLEAGYNGSGSITGNDPVMICILDTGFDLTHEAFSNLNVVDQYDFVQGDTITSDEPGDYTDQGRHGTAVLGTIAGYSEGNLIGPAWGAGYLLAKTEITGEEITVEEDNWIAGIEWADVLGADIVTSSLGYIEWYTTDLLDGETALCTIAADKAVSHGIIVVNSAGNFGYLGPVSIIAPADGDSVIAVGSVDRYGEIAWSSSHGPTADGRIKPDLVAQGVGVTSVSYQYTDQYYSYSGTSFAAPLIAGLCAQLLELHPQWSPIDVRDSLLASASRYEDPDNIYGYGIPRGYLASGLYDGPVPDSVTIGPAYPNPFNEEVRIDLFLPEWERVDVAVYNLAGAIVRVLVDGEYLRWERTIGWDGADNNGDQVASGIYFIHCATDHREATRKAVRIR, from the coding sequence GTGCCTTCTCGATTCAGATTCGGTGTCGCTTTGATTATCCCGCTGCTGCTTTCATATCCATGCAGGATCGATGCTTCATATGACCGCCTGGCGATCGATGATCATGATCCGGGAGGCGGCCGGGAGATCCCTTTTACCGCTCCGTTTCCAGGCGGGGATGAGAATATTCTGAGCGTGTGGGTCTTTTTCTCCGATCATGGCGAAGTGGAATCGGCGGAGGATGAAGATCAGATCTCCGGCCTGGGTCAGGCAGCTGCCAGAAGGATCAGAAAAAGATCCCGTCTCGAGTCAATCTTATCAGATTACCGGCCTGTCAATACGACATATGTCGGGATCATCCACCGATATGTAATCAGGATCCGTACCTGCTCAAGATATTTCAACGCGGTGAGCGTAGAGGCAAGAGAATCTGATATAGATCTTCTTTCCGGTCTTTCTTTCGTAAGAAAGATCGAGCCGGTAAGGACTTTCAGAAGAAAACGGGAAGAGCCTGCATCGAAGATAGAAGCGGGCGTTCAGAGCATGAATGATCGATCTGAGCGATTATCCGAAAAATATGGATCGAGTTTCGATCAGTTGATGCTGATCGAATCGCTCGATCTTCTTGAAGCAGGATATAACGGTTCGGGAAGTATAACGGGGAACGATCCGGTGATGATCTGTATTCTGGACACAGGTTTTGATCTGACCCATGAAGCTTTTTCCAACCTTAACGTCGTCGATCAGTATGATTTTGTCCAGGGAGATACTATCACCTCGGACGAGCCGGGTGATTATACTGATCAGGGAAGACACGGGACTGCCGTTCTCGGCACGATAGCGGGATACAGTGAAGGCAATCTGATCGGTCCGGCATGGGGAGCCGGTTATCTACTCGCCAAGACCGAGATCACCGGAGAAGAGATCACCGTCGAAGAGGACAACTGGATCGCCGGTATTGAATGGGCTGACGTCCTTGGCGCGGATATTGTCACCAGTTCTCTTGGATATATCGAATGGTATACGACTGATCTGCTTGATGGTGAGACAGCTCTTTGCACAATAGCTGCTGATAAAGCTGTTTCGCACGGGATCATCGTAGTAAATTCAGCAGGCAATTTCGGATATCTCGGCCCTGTATCGATAATCGCTCCGGCAGACGGTGACAGCGTTATTGCTGTCGGATCGGTCGACCGGTATGGTGAGATCGCCTGGTCCAGTTCTCATGGTCCGACCGCCGATGGAAGGATAAAGCCTGATCTTGTCGCTCAGGGAGTCGGCGTGACCTCGGTCTCTTATCAATATACTGATCAATACTACAGCTACAGCGGTACTTCATTCGCCGCGCCGCTGATCGCCGGGCTCTGTGCCCAGCTGCTGGAACTCCACCCGCAGTGGAGCCCGATCGATGTGAGGGATTCCCTCCTTGCCAGCGCTTCGAGATATGAAGATCCTGATAATATTTACGGATACGGGATACCGCGGGGATATCTCGCGTCGGGACTGTACGATGGGCCGGTACCGGATTCTGTGACGATCGGTCCGGCCTATCCCAACCCTTTCAACGAAGAGGTGAGGATCGATCTGTTCCTTCCGGAATGGGAGAGAGTCGATGTGGCAGTGTACAATTTAGCCGGCGCAATAGTCAGAGTCCTCGTTGATGGGGAATATCTCCGGTGGGAAAGAACGATTGGATGGGACGGGGCAGATAATAACGGGGACCAGGTAGCAAGTGGAATATATTTTATTCACTGCGCCACGGATCACAGGGAAGCGACTCGCAAAGCAGTAAGGATAAGATAA
- a CDS encoding glycogen-binding domain-containing protein, whose translation MDKKIVLLKAVVFLFFAVSIVLSGCAPGAGFRGMVDPGAGPEITEEGVRFSFYSTKVDRVCIAGTFNNWSSSADPLYDREGTGLWTIVLPLKRGKYEYKFVIDGDKWISDPGNNATVDDGFGGNNSVIIIGIDPGD comes from the coding sequence ATGGATAAAAAAATCGTATTATTAAAGGCCGTCGTATTTCTTTTTTTCGCGGTATCCATTGTCCTTTCGGGATGCGCTCCCGGAGCGGGTTTCCGCGGTATGGTCGATCCAGGCGCGGGCCCGGAGATCACTGAAGAAGGTGTCAGGTTTTCCTTTTATTCGACAAAGGTGGACAGGGTCTGTATTGCGGGCACATTCAATAACTGGTCGTCGTCGGCTGATCCTCTGTATGACAGGGAAGGTACCGGTCTCTGGACGATCGTATTGCCTCTCAAGCGGGGCAAATATGAATATAAATTCGTAATAGACGGAGATAAATGGATATCCGATCCAGGTAATAACGCAACCGTTGACGACGGTTTTGGTGGAAACAATTCGGTGATCATAATCGGGATAGATCCGGGAGATTGA
- a CDS encoding pyruvate, phosphate dikinase, with translation MDRRILVGRQRVYFFGAGNSDGNSEMKDLLGGKGANLAEMASLGLSVPSGFTISTEVCNYFYDNEGRFPDGLREEVSEKLAMVEKVMGSSFGDPKNPLLLSVRSGARVSMPGMMDTVLNLGLNPSTVEGLAAKSGNDRFAYDSYRRFIQMYGDVVLEISPETKEDIDPFEEILTRKKKEAGVRQDIDLNTDDLKDLIKEYKLMIRKRLNIDFPDDPHEQLWKAISAVFNSWNNERAKTYRKLNGIPHEWGTAVNIQSMVFGNLDDNSGTGVAFTRDPATGKNIFYGEYLIKAQGEDVVAGIRTPQPINILQKGERDLPSLEEEMPEIYKELAGVRDRLEKHYSDMQDLEFTIQNGRLWILQTRAGKRTGFAAIRIAVDMVKEGMISKEEAIMRIDPDQMNQFLRPVFDLSQKKKAVEEGKLLARGINAGPGAATGKIVFHADDAEELAAKGEEVILVRIETSPEDIRGMSAASGILTSAGGATSHAALVARQMGKVCVVGANDLDINYRDRIIKAGNITVREGDHISIDGNTGEVFTGAIATNPSEVLQVLIEEKLDGKESEIYRYYDELISWANDIRTLGVRANADRPGQASTAISFGAGGIGLCRTEHMFFEDDRIDSVREMILASDSEGRNRALDKLLPMQREDFKGIFKAMNGLPVTIRTLDPPLHEFLPHEDSEIAELAGMMNISIEELKRKIDSLKETNPMLGHRGCRLGIVYPEITEMQVRAIFEAACALAASGMDPRPEIMIPLTGTAKEFTLQEEIVRLVADEVQAETGQRVDFLVGTMIEIPRAALTAERIAEAAEFFSFGTNDLTQTTFGLSRDDAGKFLGDYLQKGIWPSDPFQKLDQEGVGQLIKIAVEKGRSVKSDLKIGICGEHGGEPSSIGFCRKNGFNYVSCSPFRVPVAILAAAQAELNERK, from the coding sequence ATGGATAGGAGGATACTGGTGGGTAGACAGCGCGTATACTTCTTCGGGGCCGGTAATTCGGATGGAAATTCGGAAATGAAGGACCTTCTTGGAGGTAAGGGAGCCAATCTTGCTGAAATGGCTTCCTTGGGATTGTCAGTACCATCGGGATTCACCATATCGACAGAAGTCTGTAATTATTTCTATGATAACGAAGGCAGGTTCCCTGATGGCCTCAGGGAGGAAGTCTCGGAAAAACTGGCTATGGTTGAAAAGGTGATGGGGAGTTCCTTCGGAGATCCGAAGAACCCACTGCTCTTATCTGTCAGGTCTGGCGCGAGAGTCAGTATGCCCGGGATGATGGATACCGTACTCAATCTCGGGCTCAATCCATCGACTGTCGAGGGGCTGGCTGCAAAAAGCGGAAATGATCGATTCGCATATGACAGTTACCGGCGGTTTATTCAGATGTATGGAGATGTAGTACTGGAGATCAGTCCGGAAACCAAGGAAGATATCGATCCTTTTGAAGAGATACTGACAAGGAAAAAAAAGGAAGCGGGAGTGCGCCAGGACATCGATCTCAACACTGACGATCTGAAAGATCTGATAAAAGAGTACAAACTCATGATCAGAAAGAGGTTGAATATCGATTTCCCCGATGATCCGCATGAGCAGTTATGGAAAGCTATCAGCGCCGTCTTTAATTCGTGGAATAATGAAAGAGCCAAGACATATAGAAAGCTCAATGGCATTCCGCACGAATGGGGAACAGCTGTCAATATCCAGTCGATGGTCTTCGGAAATCTTGATGACAATTCAGGGACCGGTGTCGCTTTCACCAGGGACCCGGCAACAGGGAAAAATATCTTTTATGGCGAATACCTGATAAAAGCGCAGGGAGAGGATGTCGTCGCCGGCATAAGGACACCTCAACCGATAAACATACTGCAGAAGGGGGAAAGAGACCTTCCATCGCTGGAGGAAGAAATGCCGGAGATCTACAAGGAACTGGCAGGCGTACGGGATAGGCTCGAAAAACACTATTCCGATATGCAGGATCTGGAGTTTACTATTCAGAACGGAAGATTATGGATACTTCAGACCAGGGCCGGCAAGAGAACAGGTTTCGCGGCGATCAGGATCGCTGTCGACATGGTGAAAGAGGGGATGATCTCGAAGGAAGAAGCGATCATGCGGATCGACCCTGATCAGATGAACCAGTTCCTGAGGCCTGTCTTCGACCTGTCCCAGAAAAAGAAAGCTGTCGAGGAAGGAAAGCTTCTCGCCAGGGGAATCAATGCCGGTCCGGGCGCCGCGACGGGGAAAATCGTCTTCCATGCCGATGACGCTGAAGAACTGGCTGCAAAGGGGGAAGAAGTCATCCTTGTCAGGATTGAGACCAGCCCCGAAGATATCCGCGGTATGAGCGCGGCTTCAGGGATACTGACATCAGCCGGAGGAGCTACGTCCCACGCGGCCCTTGTGGCAAGACAGATGGGGAAGGTGTGTGTCGTGGGCGCTAACGACCTTGATATCAATTACAGGGACAGGATAATAAAGGCTGGTAATATAACTGTACGTGAAGGCGATCATATATCGATTGATGGGAACACCGGTGAAGTATTCACCGGGGCCATCGCGACAAATCCATCGGAAGTCCTGCAGGTCCTTATCGAAGAAAAACTGGACGGGAAGGAGTCGGAGATATATCGATATTACGATGAGCTTATATCCTGGGCCAATGATATCCGGACTCTCGGGGTAAGGGCTAACGCCGACAGGCCAGGCCAGGCCTCGACCGCCATTTCATTCGGGGCGGGCGGGATCGGTCTTTGTCGGACAGAACATATGTTTTTCGAAGATGACAGGATCGACAGTGTGAGAGAGATGATACTGGCATCGGACAGTGAAGGTCGAAACAGAGCACTTGATAAACTCCTGCCGATGCAGAGAGAGGATTTTAAAGGAATATTCAAGGCAATGAATGGCCTGCCCGTGACGATACGGACCCTGGATCCTCCGCTTCATGAATTCCTTCCTCACGAAGACAGTGAGATAGCCGAACTTGCAGGAATGATGAATATCTCTATAGAAGAACTGAAAAGAAAGATCGATTCCCTGAAAGAGACGAACCCAATGCTGGGCCACAGAGGATGCAGGCTTGGAATAGTCTATCCCGAGATCACCGAGATGCAGGTAAGGGCTATTTTCGAAGCAGCATGCGCTCTTGCCGCCAGTGGAATGGATCCTCGACCTGAGATAATGATACCACTGACAGGGACGGCTAAAGAATTTACTCTTCAGGAAGAGATAGTGAGGCTGGTAGCTGATGAAGTACAGGCCGAGACGGGCCAGCGGGTAGATTTCCTTGTCGGAACGATGATCGAGATCCCCAGAGCCGCATTGACTGCGGAAAGGATAGCGGAAGCAGCCGAGTTCTTTTCATTCGGAACAAATGATCTTACTCAGACGACTTTCGGACTGAGCCGCGATGATGCCGGTAAGTTCCTTGGCGATTATCTTCAAAAAGGGATCTGGCCAAGCGATCCATTCCAGAAACTTGACCAGGAAGGAGTCGGCCAGCTGATTAAGATCGCTGTGGAAAAAGGAAGGAGTGTCAAGTCTGATCTGAAGATCGGTATATGCGGAGAGCATGGTGGCGAACCTTCATCGATCGGTTTCTGCAGGAAAAACGGATTTAATTACGTAAGTTGCTCTCCGTTCAGAGTGCCTGTTGCTATTCTGGCAGCAGCCCAGGCAGAATTAAATGAACGGAAATAG
- a CDS encoding CDP-alcohol phosphatidyltransferase family protein, whose product MKFAVWILCVLFAGSLILFIQYDRTLGRDIFSYSIPPFVAVTIFALWRTGLFRKPDGSPVTAFQAPNILTSIRLLLVAPVIVLFSHGLAGPATIMYILILLSDVADGAIARRFRQETAFGLMLDPFADVASTVAVFSWLLIKGLVPQWLFIILMVRYAEFFVGLLILTLIGRPPRLRATKPGKMAGCIQGVGVLVILLQNVLSYNIPVKNIESFTFTILAAALVIVIISQTRIGLEAIRNNTGAERGGI is encoded by the coding sequence TTGAAATTTGCCGTCTGGATCCTTTGCGTTCTCTTCGCGGGGTCGCTTATTCTGTTCATCCAGTATGACAGAACGCTGGGAAGGGATATCTTCTCCTATTCGATCCCTCCATTCGTGGCGGTCACGATCTTTGCGCTGTGGAGGACAGGGCTCTTCAGGAAACCTGACGGATCACCGGTGACTGCTTTTCAGGCGCCCAATATCCTTACCTCTATCCGCCTGTTGCTTGTCGCTCCGGTAATAGTCCTTTTCAGCCATGGTCTGGCCGGGCCGGCCACGATAATGTATATTCTGATCCTTCTGTCTGATGTGGCTGATGGAGCAATAGCGAGGAGATTCAGGCAGGAGACAGCCTTTGGCCTGATGCTCGATCCTTTTGCCGATGTCGCGTCGACAGTAGCTGTCTTTTCGTGGTTATTGATCAAGGGGCTTGTTCCGCAGTGGCTTTTTATCATCCTTATGGTAAGGTACGCTGAGTTTTTCGTTGGATTGCTAATCCTGACGCTGATCGGCAGGCCACCAAGGTTGAGAGCGACAAAGCCAGGCAAGATGGCAGGTTGTATACAGGGCGTGGGAGTCCTTGTAATCCTTCTGCAGAACGTGTTGTCATATAATATTCCCGTTAAAAACATAGAGTCGTTCACCTTTACAATTCTTGCGGCAGCCCTGGTAATCGTAATAATATCGCAGACAAGGATCGGACTTGAAGCGATCAGAAATAATACCGGTGCCGAAAGAGGAGGTATCTGA
- a CDS encoding DUF4388 domain-containing protein, which translates to MDFGGDLSVLDPSMVFQVASVCGLTGKLKLITIENVASFFIKDGELIYATIDTRKKKLGQFLIEKGYIDQVKLDEALDEYKHGKGMERIGNILIRHGYLDFESLQNAMQEQMKEVVYEVLTWKTGQFVFFNKVTPEHEDIFLDIKMDYLILEGLKRIDEADRPG; encoded by the coding sequence ATGGATTTTGGTGGAGATCTGTCGGTTCTTGATCCGTCGATGGTTTTCCAGGTAGCCTCTGTCTGCGGCCTCACCGGAAAATTAAAACTGATCACTATCGAGAATGTAGCGAGTTTTTTTATCAAGGATGGTGAACTGATCTATGCTACCATCGATACTAGGAAGAAAAAGCTCGGGCAGTTTCTCATAGAAAAGGGATATATTGATCAGGTCAAACTTGACGAGGCGCTCGATGAGTATAAACACGGAAAAGGTATGGAGAGGATCGGGAATATTCTCATCAGACATGGGTATCTTGATTTTGAATCACTTCAGAATGCCATGCAGGAACAGATGAAAGAAGTCGTGTACGAGGTTTTGACCTGGAAAACAGGACAGTTTGTATTCTTCAACAAGGTGACCCCTGAACATGAAGATATATTTCTGGATATCAAAATGGATTATCTGATCCTTGAAGGGTTGAAGAGGATAGACGAAGCTGACAGGCCCGGTTAG